One region of Cheilinus undulatus linkage group 4, ASM1832078v1, whole genome shotgun sequence genomic DNA includes:
- the kif16ba gene encoding kinesin-like protein KIF16B isoform X2: MASVRVAVRVRPMNRREKDLTAKCIIHMEGTKTSITNLKLPEGIGGDSMRDRTKTFTYDFSYDSTDCKSSTFVSQEKVFKDLGSDVLKAAFEGYNACVFAYGQTGSGKSYTMMGNPGDAGLIPRICEGLFSRVNEATRWDEASFRTEVSYLEIYNERVRDLLRRKSTQTYNLRVREHPKDGPYVEDLSKHLVQNYSDVEELMEAGNINRTTASTGMNDVSSRSHAIFTINFTQAKFDAEMPSETVSKIHLVDLAGSERADATGATGVRLKEGGNINKSLVTLGNVISSLADMTQDGGNTNLKKKSVFVPYRDSVLTWLLKDSLGGNSKTIMIATVSPADVNYGETLSTLRYANRAKNIINKPTINEDSNVRLIRELRAEIARLKALLVQGNQIALLDSPTALSMEEKLHQNEARVLELTKEWTNKWNETQNILKEETLALRKEGIGVVLDSELPHLIGIDDDLLSTGIILYHLKEGRTYVGREDASTEQDIILHGLDLESEHCMFENQNGTVTLVPLGGAQCSVNGVQVTEPSQLNQGAVILLGRTNMFRFNHPKEAAKLREKRKSGLLSTFSLSMTDLSKSCENLSTVMLYNPGLEFERQQREELEKLELKRRLIKEMEAKHQSEKAELERLQQEVESQRKESEEVRQQILRQEENLRRRSQDIESRLRDFLAEKERFEEERRLEIQGTDFQRRNPLQEVESEEEEEQRRQQEAAEQTEIYRELEKLKREREEQKVRLETERRRLEEQEREQLSLVGRLEEQLREKHEAASTLLTREDARRLEEERRALAEIREALLRAKEAGERPGVEDAGEEARSAQARYTGFKEAQVEELNQLEEGLRQQRERLEKEVAAERNTLLLLAHSLKERQQQLKEAQEKGAQDASAVCQEEQLVKQAEHRLQFKERQLASVADGVLPALAEEKQRAVEVLERSGGGRNGNCDSPLGLDNTLYQVEKELEEKEEKLNLHWQGAQQLQQLQETYEFTANVARQEEKVRRKEKEILESKEKQQREAMEQAVARLERRHSALRRSVSLEPDNDEQRHKSSTSRNQRPGADLDQQRVEREIQKLRKRISEGEDNRSHSISNDEKTSHNSSPVSHIQSLNTLLPLSDDRINAYIEEEVQRRLRKMNLLNGSSSTMDLSLSCESLRDEEEVSDSSSVRLTDEDDEKLQNINPRRLKYERAPGMWSSFLPASELEADTILHISENVFGEPENDLIKPRGEEKHKSIAYVWLEREKKPPKDDDINKWLQETVGVRQEEEERGVYEHDGANVWEHKFCSSLANTSDENKNITNKSRNDSGYGVIDDEKMVEIRATELCRNGHLDSYLRENVRQQAHGPRVAQEAELANDHPSESQNSATGSSDGESSKFQNFFSGVPKNQSFESKNLPTSLVNDWWSKSQNWVIGLAKNQLSKSLNSLTGLSDEQLSESQNPATCPCSDLTSKSQNSVPGLADDKLSKSQNSATGPSSYLSLKSQNSATGSSNCQPSKSQNVISGVPKDQSFESKNLSTSLANDWWSKSQNWVIGLAKNQLSKSLNSLTGLSDEQLSEYQNPATCPCSDPSPESQNCATGPDNDPLSKYWSSITGPANDQSPTSQNSFIGFLKSMQNPKEGIQSQLKEVLDIAVEKGVASSSYTLGYVTGKLSDAYKDAGRRLQGTRDIIQNVGVDEMKDVLSQYVTMMSKDLPLINRMQLKPKPEPCIPSETKATLVDPADHTRSPSLSSVMPTIPGVSGWPEGSVSSLKNTSPEVFYQRLVQLPPALSHLQSLPSEKILEKLEYLAPGMEIKKLLSIFWIKTANKKQPNSKPGCLLLSEHDLVVVSSETTLDDSLSVFHHFNLQEIKKVQISLAGQHARLSGCTEDSVLVIYTHSKELTQEFCKALLKILSPEKFSEGTEHHPLLSADLMALSLDWTSNVPDIVLDNGFHITSRFKRVLADLLYIIHGNMDGPGKPSLANICPLLYTSVKIMNSTHVRQDTIFQFLLSDTHIALLREDGVFHPAPRGSSLVPSQPQFQGLELRRRSDIKCVLVRQKDDWLTIEISFMTLKLQAQEMMIYTRQGPPEMPSVAHQGGRCDSWKLSFGCTSEAVILINHLCT; this comes from the exons GGAGAAGGACCTGACTGCAAAATGCATCATCCACATGGAAGGAACCAAAACCAGCATCACCAACCTGAAG CTCCCTGAAGGCATCGGGGGAGATTCAATGAGGGATCGAACGAAAACTTTTACGTACGACTTCTCGTATGACTCCACGGACTGTAAGAGCTCAACATTCGTCTCCCAGGAAAAG GTTTTCAAAGATTTGGGCTCAGACGTGCTGAAGGCGGCATTCGAGGGCTACAACGCCTGCGTCTTTGCCTACGGACAAACCGGCTCGGGGAAGTCCTACACCATGATGGGAAATCCT GGGGATGCAGGTTTGATCCCGAGGATCTGTGAAGGATTATTCAGCCGGGTCAACGAGGCGACTCGATGGGACGAAGCTTCATTCCGCACAGAAGTTAG ttactTGGAGATCTACAACGAGAGGGTGAGGGACCTGCTGAGGAGGAAGTCCACTCAGACCTACAACCTGAGAGTCAGGGAGCACCCCAAGGATGGGCCGTATGTGGAGG ACCTGTCCAAACACCTGGTACAGAACTACAGCGACGTGGAGGAGCTGATGGAGGCGGGAAACATCAACCGTACCACCGCCAGCACGGGCATGAATGACGTCAGCAGCCGCTCCCACGCCATCTTCACCATCAACTTCACACAG GCCAAGTTTGACGCGGAGATGCCCAGTGAGACAGTCAGTAAAATCCACCTGGTAGATCTCGCCGGCAGCGAGCGAGCGGACGCCACCGGAGCGACGGGCGTCCGCCTGAAGGAAGGAGGAAACATCAACAAGTCTCTGGTCACTCTGGGAAATGTCATCTCCTCACTGG CCGACATGACGCAGGACGGCGGGAACACCAACCTGAAGAAGAAGTCTGTGTTCGTCCCTTACAGAGACTCGGTGCTGACGTGGCTGCTCAAAGACAGCCTGGGCGGAAACTCCAAGACCATCATGATCGCCA CCGTCTCCCCCGCTGACGTGAACTACGGCGAGACGCTCAGCACACTGAGATACGCCAACCGAGCCAAGAACATCATCAACAAACCGACCATCAACGAGGACAGCAACGTCCGGCTGATCAGAGAGCTGAGGGCCGAGATCGCTCGCCTGAAAGCTCTACTGGTCCAAGGAAACCAG ATTGCTCTCCTGGATTCGCCCACGGCTCTGAGTATGGAGGAGAAACTGCACCAGAATGAAGCCAGA GTTCTGGAGCTGACTAAAGAGTGGACAAACAAATGGAACGAGACACAGAATATTCTCAAG GAGGAGACGCTTGCTCTGAGGAAAGAGGGGATCGGCGTGGTGTTGGACTCGGAGCTGCCTCACCTCATCGGCATCGACGACGACCTCCTCAGCACGGGGATCATCCTGTACCATTTAAAG GAGGGACGGACGTACGTGGGCAGAGAGGACGCGTCCACGGAGCAGGATATCA TCCTGCACGGTCTGGACCTGGAGAGTGAACACTGTATGTTTGAAAACCAGAATGGCACAGTGACGCTGGTCCCGCTGGGCGGAGCTCAGTGTTCAGTTAACGGAGTCCAGGTGACGGAGCCGTCGCAGCTCAACCAAG GTGCTGTTATTCTGCTTGGCCGGACAAACATGTTCCGCTTCAATCATCCAAAGGAAGCCGCAAAACTTAGGGAGAAAAGGAAG aGCGGTCTTCTCTCTACGTTCAGCCTCTCCATGACGGACCTCTCCAAGTCGTGTGAAAACCTTTCCACTGTGATGCTCTACAACCCGGG GTTGGAGTTTGAGAGACAGCAGCGAGAGGAGCTGGAGAAACTGGAGCTGAAGCG GAGGCTGATCAAGGAGATGGAGGCAAAGCATCAGAGCGAGAAGGCGGAGCTGGAGCGGCTGCAGCAGGAGGTGGAGAGTCAGCGGAAGGAGTCTGAGGAGGTAAGACAGCAGATCCTTCGTCAAGAGGAGAACCTCCGCCGCCGCAGCCAGGACATCGAGAGCCGTCTGCGTGACTTCCTGGCCGAGAAGGAGCGATTTGAGGAGGAGAGACGCTTGGAGATCCAGGGGACGGACTTCCAGAGGAGGAACCCCCTGCAGGAGGTGGagtcagaggaagaggaggagcagcGGCGTCAGCAGGAGGCTGCAGAGCAGACGGAGATCTACAGAGAGCTGGAGAAGCTGAAGAGGGAGCGGGAGGAGCAGAAGGTCCGCTTAGAGACAGAGCGGCGGCGCTTGGAGGAGCAGGAGCGGGAGCAGCTGAGTCTGGTGGGGAGGCTGGAGGAGCAGCTGAGGGAGAAACACGAGGCCGCCTCCACCCTGCTGACCAGGGAGGATGCGCGCCGTCTGGAGGAGGAACGACGAGCTCTGGCTGAGATCAGAGAGGCGCTCCTCCGAGCCAAAGAGGCAGGGGAGCGGCCCGGCGTGGAGGACGCCGGGGAGGAGGCGAGATCCGCCCAGGCTCGGTACACGGGCTTCAAGGAGGCACAGGTGGAGGAGCTGAACCAGCTGGAGGAGGGGCTCCGGCAGCAGAGGGAGCGCCTGGAGAAGGAGGTGGCTGCTGAGCGTAACACCCTGCTGCTCCTTGCTCACAGCCTCAAAGAACGACAGCAGCAGCTAAAGGAGGCGCAGGAGAAAGGAGCGCAGGACGCTTCTGCCGTCTGCCAGGAAGAGCAGCTGGTCAAACAGGCGGAGCACAGGCTGCAGTTTAAGGAGCGCCAGCTGGCGAGCGTGGCAGATGGCGTCCTCCCCGCCCTGGCGGAGGAGAAGCAGAGAGCGGTTGAGGTTCTGGAGCGCAGTGGAGGAGGCAGGAACGGGAACTGTGACAGCCCGCTGGGGTTGGACAACACTCTATATCAAGTGGAgaaggagctggaggagaaggaggagaaacTGAACCTCCACTGGCAGGGTGCTCAGCAGCTCCAGCAGCTCCAGGAGACCTACGAGTTCACCGCCAACGTGGCAAGGCAGGAGGAGAAGGTCAGGAGGAAGGAGAAGGAGATCCTGGAGTCCAAGGAGAAGCAGCAGAGGGAGGCCATGGAGCAGGCGGTGGCTCGACTCGAGAGGAGGCACTCGGCTCTGAGACGCAGCGTCTCCCTGGAGCCCGACAACGATGAGCAGAGACACAAGAGCTCAACCAGCAGGAACCAGAGGCCGGGGGCAGACCTGGAccagcagag GGTTGAGCGGGAGATCCAGAAGCTGAGAAAGAGGATCAGTGAAGGAGAAGACAATAGAAGCCACTCCATCAGCAACGACGAGAAGACGAGTCACAACAGCTCCCCGGTCAGCCACATCCAGAGTCTGAACACACTGCTGCCACTCTCAGACGACCG GATAAATGCGTACATTGAAGAGGAGGTCCAGCGGAGGTTACGCAAGATGAATCTTCTGaacggcagcagcagcaccatgGATCTGTCTCTGTCCTGTGAATCCCTCCGG GACGAGGAGGAAGTTAGCGACTCTAGCTCTGTTAGATTAACAGATGAG GATGATGAAAAGCTGCAGAACATAAATCCAAGGAGGCTGAAATACGAG AGAGCCCCAGGGATGTGGTCTAGCTTCCTGCCTGCCTCGGAGCTTGAAGCAGACACCATTCTTCACatctcagaaaatgtgtttggtGAGCCGGAGAATGACCTTATAAAGCCTCGGggagaagaaaaacataaatccATCGCTTATGTCTGGcttgagagagagaaaaagcctCCAAAAGATGATGACATTAACAAGTGGTTGCAAGAAACAGTGGGAGTtagacaagaagaagaagaaagaggggTTTATGAACATGATGGTGCCAATGTCTGGGAACACAAGTTTTGTTCCTCCTTAGCAAACACATCCGATGAAAACAAGAATATCACCAATAAATCAAGAAATGATTCAGGCTACGGTGTGATTGATGATGAGAAGATGGTTGAAATAAGGGCAACAGAGTTGTGTAGGAATGGACATTTGGATTCTTATTTAAGGGAAAATGTCAGACAACAAGCACATGGCCCAAGAGTGGCACAAGAAGCAGAACTCGCCAATGATCACCCATCAGAGTCCCAGAATTCTGCCACTGGTTCAAGCGATGGTGAGTCGTCAAAGTTCCAGAACTTCTTCTCTGGTGTTCCTAAGAATCAGTCATTTGAGTCAAAGAACTTGCCCACTTCTCTCGTCAATGACTGGTGGTCAAAGTCCCAGAATTGGGTCATTGGTCTTGCCAAGAATCAGCTGTCCAAGTCCCTGAACTCTCTCACTGGTCTGAGCGATGAGCAGTTGTCAGAATCCCAGAATCCTGCAACTTGTCCTTGCAGTGATCTAACATCAAAGTCCCAGAACTCTGTCCCTGGTCTTGCTGATGATAAGCTGTCAAAATCCCAGAATTCTGCCACTGGGCCTAGCAGTTATCTGTCATTAAAGTCCCAGAATTCTGCCACTGGTTCAAGCAATTGTCAGCCGTCAAAGTCCCAGAATGTCATCTCTGGTGTTCCTAAGGATCAGTCATTCGAGTCGAAGAACTTGTCCACTTCTCTTGCCAATGACTGGTGGTCAAAGTCCCAGAACTGGGTCATTGGTCTTGCCAAGAATCAGCTGTCCAAGTCCCTGAACTCTCTCACTGGTCTGAGCGATGAGCAGTTGTCAGAGTACCAGAATCCTGCAACTTGTCCTTGCAGTGATCCGTCACCAGAGTCCCAGAACTGTGCTACTGGTCCTGATAATGATCCTTTGTCAAAGTACTGGAGCTCGATAACTGGTCCGGCAAATGACCAGTCACCAACGTCCCAGAACTCTTTTATTGGTTTTCTAAAATCCATGCAAAATCCAAAGGAAGGTATTCAAAGTCAACTCAAGGAAGTTCTGGATATAGCAGTTGAGAAAGGAGTAGCCAGCAGTAGTTACACATTGGGCTATGTCACTGGAAAGCTTTCAGATGCGTACAAAGATGCCGGTAGAAGGCTGCAGGGAACACGGGACATAATTCAGAACGTAGGAGTAGATGAAATGAAGGATGTGCTCTCTCAGTATGTGACCATGATGTCCAAAGACCTTCCTCTGATTAATCGGATGCAGCTCAAACCAAAGCCTGAACCTTGCATCCCCTCAGAAACCAAAGCCACTTTGGTTGATCCAGCAGATCACACCCGTAGTCCTTCTCTGAGTTCTGTCATGCCTACAATCCCAGGTGTCTCAGGATGGCCAGAAGGCTCTGTGTCATCTCTCAAAAACACCTCTCCTGAAGTGTTTTATCAAAGACTGGTCCAGCTTCCACCAGCCTTGTCCCACCTACAGTCACTTCCATCTGAGAAGATTTTAGAAAAGTTGGAATATCTGGCTCCTGGAATGGAAATCAAGAAGCTTTTGAGTATCTTCTGGATCAAAACTGCCAACAAAAAGCAGCCCAATTCCAAGCCTGGGTGCTTGCTTTTGTCAGAACATGATCTTGTTGTGGTGTCGAGTGAAACAACATTAGATGACTCCTTatctgtttttcaccattttaacctGCAGGAAATCAAGAAAGTACAAATAAGCTTGGCAGGGCAGCATGCCCGCCTTAGCGGATGCACTGAAGACTCAGTTTTGGTGATCTATACCCACAGCAAAGAGCTCACCCAGGAGTTCTGCAAGGCTTTACTGAAGATCCTTTCACCTGAAAAGTTTTCTGAAGGGACAGAACATCACCCATTACTCTCTGCTGATCTCATGGCGCTCTCTTTGGATTGGACATCTAATGTTCCTGATATTGTCCTGGACAACGGCTTTCACATCACGTCTAGATTCAAGCGGGTCCTTGCAGATCTGCTCTACATCATCCATGGGAACATGGATGGTCCAGGCAAACCTTCTCTGGCAAACATCTGTCCTCTGCTCTACACCAGCGTCAAAATCATGAACTCTACCCATGTTCGTCAGGACACCATCTTTCAGTTCCTGTTGTCGGACACCCATATAGCCCTTCTCCGGGAGGATGGTGTCTTTCATCCAGCGCCACGGGGATCCAGTCTGGTCCCTTCCCAGCCCCAGTTTCAGGGCCTTGAACTCCGCAGGCGTTCAGACATCAAGTGCGTTCTTGTGAGGCAGAAGGACGACTGGCTGACCATAGAAATCTCATTCATGACTCTCAAACTACAAGCTCAAGAAATGATGATTTACACAAGGCAAGGTCCACCTGAAATGCCCTCAGTTGCTCATCAAGGGGGTCGATGTGATTCCTGGAAGTTATCGTTTGGTTGTACCTCAGAAGCTGTGATCTTGATAAATCACCTGTGTACCTAA